The following DNA comes from Hordeum vulgare subsp. vulgare chromosome 3H, MorexV3_pseudomolecules_assembly, whole genome shotgun sequence.
TTCCAAATCTTCTCCCAACATGTGTTCTCCTTTTGCTCGGTGCCGCTTATTGGATTCAATATTGTGTCCAACCAAGATTTGACCAACAAGATATCCTCAAATCTCGAGAAAGCCGTACCTCTTACCTTAATCatcttgctcttgttcttcttcttgctcgGACTGGGATCAAATGTTGCCTGAACTATGAATGCAGTGGTCTCCTCCAATTCATAATCCATCTCGGCCGGATTTCCATTGTCATTGATAATGCTTGCCAAGTACACCtcctagatgatcatggtttgcaAGCATTCATCATGTGCGAACTAGTGATCTATGCAAAATATTAAACATTTGATCGGATAGGAGCGGAAAAAACATACCCGGTCTTCTTTTGTCATTCTGTCGAACATGTGGAGTGCCGCCCGGGCGGTGGCGGCGCCCGTGCTCATCCGTTCCCGAACGAGCGGCGATGACTCACATTCGTCGACCATCGGCTTCTGCGTGGGCGAAAAGCTGTCCAAAATGACCCAGCCATCCGTTGAATCCTGCTCCATCCCAAGGGTGCCAGACGACATAATCTGCTTCGACGCTTGGATGGACGAGGTACAGGGAGCCGGGTGTGGCGGGGGAGACATCTCCTGGACCATGTCCGCATCTAGATGCGACGCCGCCACCACAACATgatggttgggggggggggggggagttgagGCAATCAGGCTAACGCGGGAGTGCCGCTGTCCACGGACGGTGGTACAGCGGGCGGTTTGCGGTTGAAGAATATGAACAAATAACCGCTTCGAAGGTCGAAGAAGCTGATGTTGTCATCCATCTTGCATCTGACGGCTCACGGCGAATCGAGTGACCCAAATTTGATTTCGGGCGACCTACACCTAGCCAATCCTTTTATTTTACTACCCTAGATCGATGATTCTATGCAATTCACTCTATCCACACATAGCCTAATCGCAGTTGCATTGTGTGGTGCTCCTTGACAAGCCGTGGCAGCTGTGCAGTGCAGCCGTGGGAGCTGTGCAGTGTAGCAGTCTGGTCGGGTGGAAGATATGCGTACCTGTCTTTCGAGTACATCGATGGATTAACAGTTAATCAGCAGGAAGTGCACTTAAAGTCGGCAGCCACATAGCAGAAAAGTAGCACCAGTTATAACACGCTACAACGCGCTGTAGCACGCTAATAATatatttagaaaaatgattttatTTTGTATAGCGTGTTTTGTTTTCTACTAGTAGTATATAATAATTCTGGTTGTGGCCAGCCTTGGTAAGGGCCTTAGTTGATTTTTTTCTTCCAGATCCATCGAATGCGCAATGCATGATTAAGTAATTGAATGTTATGAATCCCAAGGCACTCAAACTCCAGCGGTCAACAAACTTGCTCACATGCCAAACAGGGCCCTCCTTTGGCATCCTCGGATCCACACCTGAGGAATCCTTTCAAGATCTTGTTTAGGCATTTGAATACGAGAGGCTGTTACAAAAGAACATGCTATGATACAACGATCACTTACATTGAAGAGGTTGGCCGAATAAATACTTCTGTCATCTCTGTTTCATAAATCTCGAGTCAGCCCAACATCTGTTTTGGAAATGCTCCATTTCCCTGTCAATTTAGACTGATGCTGCAACGGCGCAAGGATGCAGCTCCTTCAATTCAAATTAGTGAAAACACCTCAAGACGACAACGGAGATCACGAGACTGATGATCGATAAAAGCAAGCCGGAGCATAGAAAAGGAATCAGACCCTTGATCCTCCTAATTGTGTATCGAATCTAGAGCAAACTTAATAGATGTACATTCAAGGGATCAACTGCTAGCCATGCCAATATTGCAACAGCCATCAAAAATAATTTTGAACTTTGGCGCCCAGCAGGAGCGAAGACATCCATCGAATTTTGTACTATTATCATTTGCTTCCTGCTATAAATTTATGCAAGCCAGCGTTCAGCTgtatctttcaaaaaaaaaaaaaacgagGGAGGCAAATCCAAGGAGAGAATATGCTATTCCTTGACGAAGTAGCTTGATTAATTGCCGAACTTCCATGGAAACTAACTACTCCTAAACTACAAGTCCACAACCATTTTCAATccaaacacccccccccccccccccccacacacacacacacactggcACAGTATCAACGAGCATCTCTCGATCTCACCGAGCGACTATGCGTTCCGTTGCGACTCTCCTCCAGCTGGTCTGCCTTCTCTTGTCACTTCATCGGAGCTCATGCTCCGGCGTGGCGGCCACGGAGCGCGACTTCTCGTCCTGCCTCGTCTCCAACGGCGTCAGCAGCTTCTCCCTGCCCACGTCTCCGAGCTACGCAGGGCTGCTCAACTCCTCCATCTTCAACCTCCGGTTCACGCTCCCGAACGTCGCCCGGCCCGCAGCCGTTGTCCTCCCGGAGTCGAGGGATGAGCTGAGGCGAGCCATCCTGTGCGCCCGCGCCAGCTCGCTGGCGATCCGCGTGCGCAGCGGCGGGCACAGCTACGAGGGGCTGTCCTACACCACGGAGAACCACGTACCGTTCGTGGTGATCGACATCGCGAACCTGAACCGCGTCCGGGTCGTCCCGGGCTCAGCCATGGCCTGGGCCGAGTCGGGGGCGACGGTGGGCGAGTTGTACTACGTCGTTGGGCGGTCGAACAGGTCCTTGGCGTTCCCAGCCGGGTCGGGGTCGACCACTGGTCTAGGGGGGCACGTCTCCGGCGGCGGGTTCGGGCTTCTGTCCCGGAAGTTTGGGCTCGCCGCAGACAACGTGCTGGACGCGGCGCTCATCACTTCGGACGGCAGGATCCATGACCGAAGCTCAATGGGCGACGACGTGTTCTGGGCGATCCGGGGCGGCGGAGGCGGGAGCTGGGGCGTGGTGTACGCATGGAAGCTCCGGCTCGTTCCGGTTCCCCGCAACGTCACCGTGTTCACCGTCGACCGGACCGGTCCGGTCGAACTCATTGCCGGGCTGGTTCACAGGTGGCAGTATGTGGGGCCCAATCTACCGGACGAGTATTATCTCTCTGTGTATGCTCCTACCGGATCGACGGAGGGCAACGTCTCCATCTCCTTCACCGGTCAAGTGCTGGAGTCCAAGGAGCATGCcttgtcggtgctcagccaaagctttcctgagctcggcctcacCGAGGAAGACCTCTCAGAAATGAGCTGGATCGAGTCGACGGCCAAGTTCGCCGGTCTGAGCACGGTGGATGACCTGGCGAAGCGGCGTCGACAGCCAAAGCAGTACTCCAAGAGCAAGTCTGACTACGTGCAAGAACCGATCTCGAGGAACGACATGGTTGAGATCTTCCGGTACCTGTCGACCGGGCCGACGGGGTCCATCCAGCTAGACCCCTACGGCGGGGCCATGGCGCGGATCGGGAGAGCCGAGACGCCATTCCCGCACCGCGCCGGGAACCTGTACAGCATCCAGTACGGCGTGAACTGGGACCGGTCGGAGGTAGCCCGCGCAGAGGAGTACATCGGATGGCTCAGGTCGTTCTACAAGTACATGACCCCCTTGGTGTCCAAGGATCCCCGCGCTGCGTATGTGAACTACCTGGACCTTGATCTGGGCCTGAACAACTGGACGCGCGCTGCCGGCGGGTCATCGGCGCAGGCGGTGGCTCGTGCGAGGTCGTCGTGGGGGCATGCGTACTTCGGAGAGAACTTCGACCGGCTGGTTCGTGCTAAGAtggttgtcgatcctagcaacgtGTTCAACAACGCGCAGAGTATCCCTCCTTTGAATAGTAGAGCCGAAGAGTAGACATGCATGGCGCTTGTCAAATACTCTAgcaattccaaaataaatgtaTCAGTTTGATACTAGTGAGTAACAAATCTGACACTGTTAGGAGATATACGTAGTAAGGAATAAAGCAAAACGAGATTGAGTTACCCACAATGTGTGGTCACGATGCAACCATGTGACTGATAGCGGCTCGTGTCGTCTCCCCAGCGGGCGACAAGGACGAAACCCTAGGTGCCTCTCCTACTCCCCTCCCAGATCTCTCCTCCCCTTGCCGCCGCCGGCAAGCGCCGCCGGGCAAAGCCCGCGCGACGTTGGCGGCGACGGGGCCTTCCCTTTCTCTCGCGAGGCTGGACAAAGCGGGGCTGGTCAGCTGAGGAGAGGTGCGGGGCACGACGGCGGCCGCCGCCGCGGCTGGTGGGGGCGGTGAGTGGGCGTGCTGAGCGGAGTCGTGGGCAGCTGTGACTGGCGGGCGCGGCAAGTGGGTGTGTCGAGCGGTGTCGAGCCCCGTGGCGATGCTGCCACGCACGTCGCCGCTGTGAGCAGCTGCAGGAGGACGCGGGCGCGTGAGATCCTCGCGGCGGGCGGTGCCCTGGCTTGGTGCGGCCGGATCTGGCAGGCCGTTGACGACCGGATCTAGCGCCCTGGCGGCTGGGGGCCGGAGGTGGTTTGGCCAGCGGTTTTCTTCTAGCGGGTGCGAGGTGGCTCCACACCGGGCTTGCGGTCCGCGGTGGCGTGGTCTTGACAGAACCTCCGGGCTGCTATGGCACGGCGCCACCGCTGGTGCTCCGGCGAGTTCTATGAGGTGCGGCAGGTGGCGTCTGCTGCTCTGGTTTGGTGGTGGTGTGTCGGAGACGTTGTCCCCGACATAGGTGTTCGGCTCCTCGACGAAAGTCATGCTCAACTTCGGTTTGAGTGGATGGCGAATGATGCCCTTGGGTATGATTTTTCCTTGTTGGAGGTGCCATCGAGGGGTCCGACAGATATCCTGGCTCCATGTTTTTGCTCCCGGTAAAAACCGTATGCAATGGTGGCGCCCGTGGTGTCATTACTTCATTGCAATCATTGCTTTGGAGCAAAATGTGATGGAGCACTTGGTTGGTGGTGATGCAGTGGTTTTCGGAGCAGGCAATCGTTTGGAAGTGTGTGGAGTCTTTGGTGGTGCTTTCGTTTGGAGCAGGCTGCTTTGGTCGACGAGGAGAGTAACAGGAGCATCCTTCACATGCAATTAGCATCGGGCGAGCTATGTCGGCTTGGCTCGGGAGATTGGTGGGGTATAGGTTTTTGCTCTTTCGGACCTATCGTTTCTCTCCGATGTCCTCGAGGTCTGCGGATATGCTCGTGGTTTACCGGTATAATACGGCGGTTGTCGGTCTGCACCATCGTAGCAGCGAATGCGCTCGAGTGCCCGACCGGGTGTGTTGTGGGGTTTCGCCTTCCGGCGCCTTGTATGTCTTGTGGTGCTCTAGGTCTAGTCTAGTTAGACGTTGCTATGGTTTTTGCCTGATTTTCCACAATAAACTGAGCAGTCCGTTCTTGTAATACCTTCTTCTGGTCAATGAATTTGGCAGCTCTCCTGCCGAcattcaaaaaaaaaagattGTGTTGCCCATTCATTCATGTTTACTCTAGATTTTCATTGTTGGGGAGGGGTGTTTTGGCTCTTGGAAGCGTTTGCTCATGGACGAACACCGTTAAAAAAGgggtaaaatattttaaaaaaattatgaatTTTTTTGTGCATGTCCGCGTTAGTGTCCTAATCATGCTTGCCAATTTTCATTGGAAACGGAGTAGTAGTGTTTCATGGGTGAAAATAACAAATTTGAAGTGACATTTCATGTTAACATTTGATGTTCAAATTTGCTATTTTTGCACAGTCCAAAATGATTAACCTTTTTGCCAAAAATTTGCAGGTAGCAATTGAATGTGACTATCAATACACATaaattttattggaatttttttgacgtttcaaaaattatttttcatgcGCATGAGCAAATGCTCCCGAGAGCCAAATTGAATTTACGTTGTTGTTGCTTTTATATTATTAGGAAAAAATTCCGTGCGTTAAAATGCAAGAAAAAAAATACCTCACAGTTCTAACCTAATAACCATGACTATTACCCCGATACATCTTACCGAGCCGTCTTTTTCTCGGCATAAGATGAAAAAAAACAAGTATGTAAGATTTCGTCGAGGCGAACAAGCACGGTTAGCGATGGATTTTTTGTCTCCAATTTGCCTTTGAAGAGGCGTTCATTGTAATCTCGGCCGGTGTCGGTATGGAAGAAAGATGAATAGTATGCTATTGATTAACGATGCATCttaaaaagcattttgaaaatatttaacaGGTAAATTAACATCATATTCATACTCTACACATTTTTAATCATATTTCATATTTAACATGTTAAAATTAAAGTTAGGATTTAAAACATGTGGGTATTTTAAAAAGTACTATCTGTTCTAGATAGACTGCGGGTTAACTTTTGAAACGGCATGAGGCTTTCCATTAAAAtgcaaaaaatattatttttctgtCCATTAACCAGAAAAGGGAGGTTTTCTCGTGAAACAGTTAAAATGGTTCGTTATGTCACTTAAACGTGGATAGCGGGTTAATAACATGAAAATAGTGGGGTTTTGTAAACATGCTAATGGTGCACGTGCAGAAGCAATCCATATTTTATTTGTAGTTATAGACTTAAAAATAAGATATGAATTCCATGGAAAAAACATAAGTTTAACATTTCTAGCAAGGGATGAGGAATGTGAACCCCATCTTTCAAAGATATGCTTGAAGGCCGATTGAAGATGTTGTAAACACTTTGTTATGGAAAGATGCATGGGAAGGAGACTTTATTTTGCCGAgagattttctaggtttgtataaCATGGCCATTGCTAGGCGCTGGTCGACCGGTCCAACTTTGGGACGGACATCGTGCAGCTATCCGATTCCTCTTCATATACATCCTTTAGATTTAGCCGTTCCGCTTGCGTCGTCCTTTTCCCTGCATCGCTCGCAAGAGGAAAAGGGAGAAACCCCACGTTCCCCGTGCACACAGCACCGTCCTCCAGTGTACCACTTCCATGCGCCACTCTCGTCGTGGCCAGGTCGTGTTGTAATTGCTAGCAAAAAAAAGGTAGTCATCGCCATGGATGTGTTATTAGTCTTTATTAACATGTGATGAGAGAGGAGCATTTTTCTCTATTTTATATTGCATTGGAAAGATAGATGTACAATTTTTTATAGATAAATTTTAAAGCTAAATGTACATCTATTTGTGGACACAAGGAGTATGTCAAAACTCAACACTCTGATGGGCATAGATGTATGTGTCATTATGTTCTTCTCGGGTTCCTATGGACTTTTGGGGTTTAATTCGTGCCCTTGTGACCCAAGTGTAGGGTGGTTGTAGTCGTTCCATGTTGGGTGTATTTGTTGGATAATCATGGGGCTTCATAGCTTGGAAATAGTTCACGTGAGTGAGTGATGTTATGACTTTCTAATCCGTATTTTAAATAACAAGATATTTTTTCTTATTAATTAATAAATAAGACAAAACTTTTATCTCAGTTTTAAGAAAATAAATTAATACTCAGCAAGCATCATAGTTTTCTTTTGAACATAGTATAGATACAAATGCTCATATACATCATCGAAAAAGGATttcccccttacaaagcaaccaacTTCGAAACATCCAACATGACAGGCTCGCCCAAAAGAAACAACAGAGGAAGCGTAACAGAAACAAATGTCGACAACAGCGGATCAACGAAAACGGAGAAGCCTCGCGACCACTGCgcccactactagaaaaagggctattagTGACGCACCTACTTTATCTATTAGTGATGCACTATAGGTGCGTCATTATTATcatgccactactaataaatagtaatggcacacccctggtgcgccactgttaatatacataacagtggcacaccacctggtgcgccattactatccaagacactaatggcgcaccacctggtgcgccattactatccgagacactaatggcgcaccagcaacttggtgtgccactactatgaatattaggatttttttttattttctgatatttgtacaggttaaaatatacattatagcacagaatataaacatcacaacatatatataaacaacagatttatcgaatacaatagaagattagtctccgaatacaattcatcatattagtctccgaattcaaaataccgaacaaagttagaacattacaagtctcgagaccgcgagtagcgagtttgtcttcacattacaagtcgatatctaaactaccatcacataaaagagggttgcggtcacgatgagcatcatcgcgatgaaactgatcttcatctggttcctcctccgctccctcctctctcccactaGATAGCGCGCTTATCTAGCTTCCGCCTCTGCCCTAGTGGTGtatcctttgtaactgttaccgctgaaacggtgaacctgtctccggcaCTCCTCCcaatcgtcgtagactccggagtacctcacccttgtacacgacatacgacgacatctctatgcactagacaaacaaaagcaattcacagataatatataagcaatatataagtatgcaacaaaaggatcgaaagagaaaagcaacacataaatagcacgattcatggtcctactaataaatagcatcgactacacatataaattcaacgactgtccaaactaaagagacatacaagttcattaaagtttaattacaacatagcatcaatactttcgactcgactcagggaccggagcgttgatgaagccgccgtcttttgTGATAGTCATGATTGTGCGgttgttgtcagcctgcatttgtagcgttgtgtcaatatcactgttggacggtggacagtttaggtagaactgccctgatctagcaaggacatcttgatagatgatttccgccaactccgactggatgcgaaagaattcttgtgtgatgtcctcgtcttgaattgccgacaagcgtgcggcccaatctttgagctcatttggtagcatacggtgatgctggtcccgtacgatcgcccacatgtgatggagggcgtagtaggc
Coding sequences within:
- the LOC123440495 gene encoding reticuline oxidase-like, coding for MRSVATLLQLVCLLLSLHRSSCSGVAATERDFSSCLVSNGVSSFSLPTSPSYAGLLNSSIFNLRFTLPNVARPAAVVLPESRDELRRAILCARASSLAIRVRSGGHSYEGLSYTTENHVPFVVIDIANLNRVRVVPGSAMAWAESGATVGELYYVVGRSNRSLAFPAGSGSTTGLGGHVSGGGFGLLSRKFGLAADNVLDAALITSDGRIHDRSSMGDDVFWAIRGGGGGSWGVVYAWKLRLVPVPRNVTVFTVDRTGPVELIAGLVHRWQYVGPNLPDEYYLSVYAPTGSTEGNVSISFTGQVLESKEHALSVLSQSFPELGLTEEDLSEMSWIESTAKFAGLSTVDDLAKRRRQPKQYSKSKSDYVQEPISRNDMVEIFRYLSTGPTGSIQLDPYGGAMARIGRAETPFPHRAGNLYSIQYGVNWDRSEVARAEEYIGWLRSFYKYMTPLVSKDPRAAYVNYLDLDLGLNNWTRAAGGSSAQAVARARSSWGHAYFGENFDRLVRAKMVVDPSNVFNNAQSIPPLNSRAEE